A genomic region of Fodinisporobacter ferrooxydans contains the following coding sequences:
- a CDS encoding heavy-metal-associated domain-containing protein, which yields MNCVTIPVKGMNMNAIAKALKGVQGVSGVDIDLWQNIATVTYDETMADEQHLRQVVNHTIHHS from the coding sequence ATGAATTGTGTCACGATTCCCGTAAAAGGAATGAACATGAATGCCATTGCAAAAGCATTAAAAGGGGTTCAAGGTGTTTCCGGTGTGGATATTGATCTATGGCAAAATATTGCCACTGTGACATATGACGAGACAATGGCGGATGAACAACATTTGCGACAAGTGGTGAATCATACCATCCACCATTCCTAA
- a CDS encoding GerAB/ArcD/ProY family transporter — MKRQEIALSPNLFFFLLLVFLFGSTTLLPIAPDVGHDAWISMCIAILLGILFDCIHAYVFNKFPGKSWVDIMKILYGNIVGTCIIILFIIICIFLVSYIIRDFEAFLTSVAYLRTPFSVIGVTYIVVVIYSVYHGIESIARCSIVIAFWMLLETLITTILLFTNLSAHPIRNFQPFFEKSTHDIVSGAIEIFTLPFGESILVWGIAHHVRNQKQLYKVSILATSIAGIIFLINVVRNTAVFGDLIGRLFYPTYEAVRYIMVADFIERIEILTLITWIAGGFIKMSIILYVAVHSMAKLFGLQAANRQLIPLGIFILILSMQVSANLSAYFAFIKFGWVPSSLLWQALFPLLTVLLVFFRFRKKEQKTG; from the coding sequence ATGAAAAGACAGGAAATTGCGTTATCTCCTAATTTGTTCTTTTTTCTCTTGCTTGTATTCCTGTTTGGAAGTACGACGTTGCTGCCGATTGCCCCAGATGTGGGACATGATGCATGGATTAGCATGTGTATCGCAATCTTGCTGGGAATCTTGTTTGATTGTATTCATGCGTACGTGTTTAATAAATTTCCGGGGAAATCATGGGTAGATATCATGAAAATTCTTTACGGAAATATAGTCGGGACATGTATCATCATTCTGTTCATCATCATTTGTATATTTTTGGTATCTTATATAATAAGGGACTTTGAAGCATTTTTGACTTCCGTTGCATATTTGAGAACTCCTTTTAGTGTAATTGGAGTTACCTATATAGTCGTCGTAATATACAGCGTGTATCATGGGATCGAATCGATCGCACGTTGTTCGATTGTTATCGCTTTTTGGATGCTGTTGGAAACCTTAATTACGACCATATTGCTATTTACCAATTTGTCCGCACATCCGATACGAAATTTCCAGCCTTTTTTCGAAAAAAGTACACATGATATTGTAAGCGGTGCGATTGAAATTTTCACGTTACCCTTTGGAGAAAGCATTCTTGTGTGGGGGATCGCACATCATGTGAGAAATCAAAAACAATTATACAAAGTGTCAATTTTGGCAACCAGCATTGCAGGAATCATTTTTTTAATCAATGTAGTCAGAAATACGGCTGTTTTTGGCGATTTGATCGGCCGCTTGTTTTATCCTACATATGAGGCAGTACGGTATATCATGGTTGCAGATTTTATTGAACGAATCGAGATCCTGACATTGATTACATGGATTGCCGGCGGATTTATCAAAATGTCGATTATCTTATATGTTGCTGTACATAGCATGGCAAAATTATTCGGGTTGCAGGCGGCCAATCGGCAGTTAATTCCTTTGGGCATCTTTATTTTGATTCTTTCCATGCAGGTTTCTGCGAATTTATCAGCGTACTTTGCGTTTATTAAATTTGGTTGGGTCCCAAGCAGTCTCTTATGGCAAGCACTATTTCCCTTGCTTACAGTACTGCTCGTATTTTTTCGATTTCGAAAAAAGGAGCAGAAAACGGGTTAG
- a CDS encoding glycosyltransferase: MENQGVSIITCTKKPQFMEMIFNNYNNQKWDKKELIIILNRNNMRMQEYKRKASQFKNVKVFKLPETATLGACLNYGIQKAVYPYIAKFDDDDFYGARYIEEAMKTMNRVKADIVGKRAIYTFIEYKNVLLLRFSGGENKFVNFIAGGSIFMKKSVWQTVPFRNITLGEDIDFLQRARKKGYKIYSSSKNHFIGIRRKNPIHHTWFPDINYLLKTGKRIGTAQTYHALTMRFLQ; the protein is encoded by the coding sequence ATGGAGAATCAAGGCGTTTCTATTATTACTTGCACAAAAAAACCACAATTCATGGAAATGATTTTTAACAACTACAATAATCAAAAATGGGATAAAAAAGAATTGATTATTATATTAAATAGAAACAATATGCGTATGCAAGAATATAAAAGAAAAGCAAGCCAGTTCAAAAACGTAAAAGTTTTCAAGCTTCCGGAAACGGCAACACTTGGTGCCTGTTTAAATTATGGGATTCAAAAAGCTGTGTATCCATATATCGCAAAGTTTGATGACGATGACTTTTATGGTGCGCGTTATATCGAGGAAGCGATGAAAACTATGAACCGAGTCAAAGCGGATATCGTCGGGAAACGAGCGATTTATACATTTATCGAATACAAAAATGTGCTGCTTTTGCGTTTTTCGGGAGGGGAAAACAAATTTGTCAACTTTATTGCCGGCGGCTCGATTTTCATGAAAAAGTCAGTCTGGCAAACTGTCCCTTTTCGAAATATCACGTTAGGAGAAGATATTGATTTTTTACAGCGGGCACGCAAAAAAGGATACAAAATCTATTCGTCCAGCAAAAATCATTTCATTGGAATTCGCAGAAAAAATCCCATTCACCATACTTGGTTTCCCGATATAAATTATTTGTTGAAAACAGGAAAACGGATCGGAACTGCGCAAACATATCATGCATTGACCATGCGTTTCTTGCAATAA